The following is a genomic window from Myxococcales bacterium.
TCATCTATCTCAAGTGGTGTGGATTTCACAACAATCTACCGCCTTTTATAAATCTTAAGCAAAATCCGTCAATTCTTAGCAGATTATGCACATGAGTTTCCATATTAAAAACGAACTAAAGAGCCCTTTCGAGTAAGAGCAAAAACTCTATCTCCCCCAAAACCAATTTTTGGGCCAAATCCCAATGAATTTCCAACAACTTGTACAAGTTTGCCATTTCGCAAATCAAACATCCCCATAGCTCCCAGGCTTGTTCCCATTATTAACTGATTATCTCGAACGAGCAATCGAGAAACTAAACCTAAAAACACACGCTTTCCAACTTCATTTTTTCGCTCAAAAATTGTGCTCTGTTGAGCGACTTTCGTCTTTAGCTGAAAAAAATTATTTTGCCACAGTGATAAGCCACCACTTTTAAGCGCATATAAGGAATCTTTTGTAGCAGCAAAAACCACATCATCCTTAAATGCCAATTGCTGGATTCCTGCAATATCGACTTTCTCTTTTATCTGCCAATTTTTTATATCAATGGCTACCAGACCACCAGAGTATGAGGCCACCCACAATATACTGCCTATTAATTTAATGGGCGCCACAATATCAGGGAACACCTTATTAGATTGCGCACTGCTCAAGATAATTTCTTTTATAAGCTCTCCGCTCTTACTATCGAGTAACGAAAGATAGCCATCTGGATGCGGAGCCACTAAAATTCCCTTCTCTTCAGCGACGTAAGAAAGGCTTGAATTTGAAGTTAATCTCAAACGTTCTAAAGCTAAAGAACGCTCTACTCGCCATTTTTCATTACCCGCTCTTGACGAAAGAGCATAAACAGTTGCCACCCCAGTTGAGAAATACAATTCATTCCCTTCGAGCAACAAATCATTGTTTATTTTACTATCTGCTTGAAATGAAAAAATATGCTTATATGAAAATGCATCATAGGCACTCACAACCCCCTTATCAGTTCCAAAATAAAGCAGCCCTTGATCCAAATCAAATAATGTATTGGTGACCACTCTGCCTGATGTAGGGATTTGAGCAAGAACACGCCCATCGTCTGCATCGAGAACATAAAGATAGCTATTTTGCGCACCTACAAATACGAGCCTTCGAGAAGCATCATAGCTTGGAGCACCATCTATGTTATCATTCCACAGCGAACATCGTTCCCCCTCGGAGGGAGGTCCCATTAAAGAAGCCAAACAAGGCATATTTTGCTGTGGATCAACCATTAAATCGAGCTTCAACTCTTGTCCAAGAGCTGCAGTAGAATGAACTGCAGTGTTCCCCAAGTGCACACAAGCCGCACTTGACAGGAGCACTAACAAACCTATTCCACAATAATAAAAATCTCTCTTTGCGGTCACACTTATTCCCTAGGATCTATTACAGAGAATCTCTTAATCGCTTAGCTGCACTTTCATAGGATGAACCTGGAAATTCCTCCAATAAAAGTTCCACATACTTAAGAGCTTTTTCCTTCTCGGCCAATCTTGCAGCCTCCCATAACGCTGACTCTCTGCCCAAGGCAATTTTTTGTTCAATCAAAGCCTGGAAAGAGCTAAGAGCTTCTGCTGGCTGTCCATTTTTTTGATATGCATAACCAAGTCCGAGCATAGCAAAAGGATAAAGTTCATCACCGACTTTTAATCTTTTCGATGCATCCTGATACAACTCAACAGCTAGCTTTGCTTCATTATTTTCCAGTGCTATATGAGCCGCGTAAAGGCCTGCCAAGTTACC
Proteins encoded in this region:
- a CDS encoding PQQ-like beta-propeller repeat protein, with the protein product MTAKRDFYYCGIGLLVLLSSAACVHLGNTAVHSTAALGQELKLDLMVDPQQNMPCLASLMGPPSEGERCSLWNDNIDGAPSYDASRRLVFVGAQNSYLYVLDADDGRVLAQIPTSGRVVTNTLFDLDQGLLYFGTDKGVVSAYDAFSYKHIFSFQADSKINNDLLLEGNELYFSTGVATVYALSSRAGNEKWRVERSLALERLRLTSNSSLSYVAEEKGILVAPHPDGYLSLLDSKSGELIKEIILSSAQSNKVFPDIVAPIKLIGSILWVASYSGGLVAIDIKNWQIKEKVDIAGIQQLAFKDDVVFAATKDSLYALKSGGLSLWQNNFFQLKTKVAQQSTIFERKNEVGKRVFLGLVSRLLVRDNQLIMGTSLGAMGMFDLRNGKLVQVVGNSLGFGPKIGFGGDRVFALTRKGSLVRF